The sequence below is a genomic window from Halosolutus gelatinilyticus.
GACGTTCAAAGCGCACGTCCGGGCCGAGTGGGGACCCGAGGACGTCCTCGCGTCGATCGGGACGATCGCCGACAGCGTCGAGGGGACGACCGGAGACGGGACGCTACCGGACGTCTCGTCGTCGGTCGATCCGGACGGCGACGCCGTCGCGATCGCGTACCGAACGCACCGCGAGCACGTCTACTGCGGACTGGCCCACGGGATTCTAGAAGGGCTGGTGGCCGAGTTCGGCGCCGACGCGACCGTCGCGAAGCAGGCGTGTCTCGAGGATCCTGACGGCGACCGCTGTCGATTCAGGGTCGAGTTCGGGTAGCCGTCCGACGCGGGTCGTAACGAGTTGTAACGGGACGAAACGGGACGAGCGGAGCGACGGCGATCGCACGGTGATCGATCGCCGCACTCGTCCACGCTCTGATCACCGGCGCCTCGATCGGTGACGCTTCGATCGGCGCGATCGGAGCGGGTCGGGTTCGTTACCGTCGGCGGGCGAACCGCGCCAGCCCGACCGCGATCGCGAGTGCGGCCAGCGCCGCCGCCGGCCCGAACCCGGGGACGTCGTCGATCCGCTCGAGCGCCTCGGCCGGGCCGTTCTCGATCGCGACCGCGGTCGATCGGTCCGCGACCGCGATCTCGTACCGACCGACTTCGTCGAACGCGAGCGTCGCCGCGACCGTCTCGGTCTCGCCCGGCCGTACGACGACGGATTCCTCGGCGACGACGCCGTCGGCGGTCCGGAACGCGAGGACGGCCGCGCCCGGTCGATCGTCGACGGCGGCGACCGTGGCCGTGACCGTCACCGTCTCGCCGGGCGCCGCGCGTTCGGGATCGACCCGCAGGTCGGTCACGGTCACGCTGGCGGCCGAACGGACGTACGCGGTCACCCGATCCGATCCGACGCGGACGTCGTAAGTGCCGGGCCTCCGAGGCGTCCACGAGAGGCGTTCGGTCGTCCGCTCGCCGACCCCGAGTTCGAGTCGACGGTGATCGACGACGGACCCGTCGACGGTGACCGTCGCGTCGGCGGTCCCGTCGCGATCGCCCGCGTTCTCGACGGTAACCGGCACCGTCACGGATTCGCCGGCCGGAACGGCGATGACGGGCCGGCCGTCGGCGGTCGTTCCGCTCGATCCTCGGGGCTCGCCGCCGATCTCGATCGACGCCGGATCGAGACCGTAGGCGAACCGCGCGACCGCCCGATCGAACGCGTCCTCGTGGGCCGACCGGGACCACATCTCGGGGGTTCGATCGGTTCGGGTGTACTCCTCGGCGACCGCCCGCACCTCGGTGCCGCCCTCGGCCTCGACGGCCGCGAGGAAGTCCTCCTCGGTCACCGCGCCGTCGTTTCCGTTCAACGTGCGGAGCACGTCCGCCATCGTCCGATCGCCGTCGGTCGCGAAGCGAACCCGGCGATCGAGTTCACCATAGACGAGCGGGCCCTTGACGTACGCCGTCCGGTCGCTCTCCCACGTCGCGGGGTCGGCGAGCGCGGCGTCGGCGTGGGGCGATCGCTCGCCCGCCTCCAGGGCATCCTCGAACTCGTGGAAGTCGGTCAGCCCCCCTTCGAACGCCAGCAGCGCGGCGTAGTACTCCGCCTGGGCCTCGACGAGCCACGCCGTCTCGCGTTCGGTCCCGATGTCGGGATTGGCGAACGCCTGGCGCGCGTGGACGTACTCGTGGAACCAGACCGGACTCGCCTCAGAGAGGGGCGCGTCGGCGACCACCCACGCGTCCGACTCGCCGTACTGGATTCCCCGCGCCGCCCACTCCACGTCGTCGGCCGGCACCGCGACGACGAACACCTCCTCGCGGCTCGCGCCGACGTCGAACCGATCGCTCGCGTCGACGAGCGCGTCGAGGATCTCGTCGGGCGCCGCCGCGAGCGCCGCCGCTTCCGGTACGACGAGTCGGAACCGCTCTCGCTCGCTCGCGCGCTCGTACTCCGTAACAGGCCCGAAGTACGCGATGTCGCCGCCGGTCGCCCCGGGGCCGTCGACCGCGACCGTCTCGTCGATCCCGATCGGCGACGATCCGGTGTAACGCATGGAGATCCCCACGCCGGGAACCTGGACGACCGCCCACTCGCCCGTGCCGACGAACGTGTAGCCGTGGCCGGAGCGGTGTCCGGCCCGGGAATCGCGCGTCTCCGCAGACGCCGGTTCGCGTGCGATCGTCGGGGACCCGTACTCGCTCGCGGCGTGCTGGTGGCCGACGTCGTCGGTCCGATCGGCCGGCATCGTAAACCGGATCGTCGGGTCGTCGGTCTCCTCCGTCCACCGGTAGGTTCCGTCGCCGGTCGCCTCGAAGCCGCCCGTCGCCGCGACGGTCGCCTCGGGTTCGAGTTCGATCTCGAGTTCGGTGAGCCGATCCGGGACCGCGAAGGTCATCTCGGCCTCGAACTCGCCCCGCCGATCGGGGAG
It includes:
- a CDS encoding heme NO-binding domain-containing protein, encoding MHGIVHKTLKEYVVEKTDEETWETVVDRAGLEPKLYLPVSRYEDDEIDAILETLAAMTTADRRTIERDFGRALAPELLSTFKAHVRAEWGPEDVLASIGTIADSVEGTTGDGTLPDVSSSVDPDGDAVAIAYRTHREHVYCGLAHGILEGLVAEFGADATVAKQACLEDPDGDRCRFRVEFG
- a CDS encoding CARDB domain-containing protein produces the protein MNSRVGVVLAIALLVGSLPGSVGAIGGGPGLDRSAAEPTIGSIDAGAASAAAASGTTDHDADVLHRTTVLRHLPDRRGEFEAEMTFAVPDRLTELEIELEPEATVAATGGFEATGDGTYRWTEETDDPTIRFTMPADRTDDVGHQHAASEYGSPTIAREPASAETRDSRAGHRSGHGYTFVGTGEWAVVQVPGVGISMRYTGSSPIGIDETVAVDGPGATGGDIAYFGPVTEYERASERERFRLVVPEAAALAAAPDEILDALVDASDRFDVGASREEVFVVAVPADDVEWAARGIQYGESDAWVVADAPLSEASPVWFHEYVHARQAFANPDIGTERETAWLVEAQAEYYAALLAFEGGLTDFHEFEDALEAGERSPHADAALADPATWESDRTAYVKGPLVYGELDRRVRFATDGDRTMADVLRTLNGNDGAVTEEDFLAAVEAEGGTEVRAVAEEYTRTDRTPEMWSRSAHEDAFDRAVARFAYGLDPASIEIGGEPRGSSGTTADGRPVIAVPAGESVTVPVTVENAGDRDGTADATVTVDGSVVDHRRLELGVGERTTERLSWTPRRPGTYDVRVGSDRVTAYVRSAASVTVTDLRVDPERAAPGETVTVTATVAAVDDRPGAAVLAFRTADGVVAEESVVVRPGETETVAATLAFDEVGRYEIAVADRSTAVAIENGPAEALERIDDVPGFGPAAALAALAIAVGLARFARRR